Proteins encoded by one window of uncultured Draconibacterium sp.:
- the ilvC gene encoding ketol-acid reductoisomerase, protein MGNYFNSIPLRIQLEELGKCDFMEESEFSDGVKKLEGKKIVVLGCGAQGLAQGLNMRDSGLDVSYAIRQVEIDEKQVSYQNATENNFVVGTFEEMIPQADLVLNLTPDKYHTPVVNAALPLMKKGACLSYSHGFNIVEEGMQIRDDITVIMVAPKSPASEVRAEFLRGFGVPTLIAVHRENDPNGDGLEIAKAYCVGTGGHKAGVLHSSFVAEVKSDLMGEQTILCGVLQTGSILCFNKMVEKGIDPGYASKLVQYGWETTTEALKLGGITHMMDRLSNPAKIEAYKLSEELKEIMRPLFEKHMDDIMDGTFSSTMMEDWANGDKNLLTWRAATGETAFEKTPAGDMEITEQEYFDNGTLMVAFVKAGVELAFDVMGEAGIKAESAYYESLHETPLIANTIARKKLFEMNRVISDTAEYGCYLFDHACKPLLADFMSKIEPNVIGKNFNEGIDAHVDNKELIEVNDAIRYSDVEIIGAELREAMEAMEAII, encoded by the coding sequence ATGGGAAATTATTTCAATTCAATTCCATTACGGATACAGTTAGAGGAGTTAGGAAAATGTGACTTTATGGAAGAATCCGAATTTTCGGATGGCGTAAAGAAACTGGAAGGTAAAAAAATTGTTGTTCTGGGTTGTGGTGCACAAGGGCTGGCTCAGGGATTAAATATGCGCGACAGCGGATTGGATGTTTCATATGCCATCCGTCAGGTAGAAATTGATGAGAAACAGGTTTCCTATCAAAATGCTACTGAAAATAATTTTGTAGTAGGAACTTTTGAAGAAATGATTCCACAAGCTGATTTGGTGCTGAACCTTACACCTGATAAATACCATACTCCGGTTGTAAATGCAGCACTTCCTTTAATGAAAAAAGGTGCTTGCCTGTCCTACTCACACGGTTTCAACATTGTTGAAGAAGGTATGCAAATTCGCGACGATATCACCGTTATTATGGTAGCACCAAAATCACCTGCATCAGAAGTTCGTGCTGAATTCCTGCGTGGATTTGGTGTTCCTACTTTAATTGCAGTTCACCGCGAGAACGATCCAAATGGCGATGGACTGGAAATTGCCAAAGCTTATTGTGTTGGTACCGGTGGTCATAAAGCAGGTGTACTTCATTCATCTTTTGTTGCTGAGGTAAAATCAGATTTAATGGGAGAGCAAACCATTCTTTGCGGTGTATTGCAAACAGGTTCCATCCTTTGTTTCAACAAAATGGTTGAAAAAGGAATCGATCCGGGATACGCATCAAAACTGGTTCAGTACGGATGGGAAACCACTACCGAAGCGCTGAAACTTGGTGGTATCACTCATATGATGGATCGTTTATCAAATCCAGCAAAAATAGAGGCTTATAAACTTTCAGAAGAATTGAAAGAGATCATGCGTCCGTTGTTCGAAAAACATATGGATGACATTATGGACGGAACGTTCTCGTCAACTATGATGGAAGATTGGGCCAACGGAGATAAAAATCTGTTAACCTGGCGTGCTGCTACAGGTGAGACTGCTTTTGAGAAAACTCCTGCCGGCGATATGGAAATTACTGAGCAAGAGTATTTCGATAACGGTACTTTGATGGTTGCATTTGTAAAAGCCGGTGTTGAGTTGGCTTTCGATGTGATGGGTGAAGCCGGTATTAAAGCAGAATCTGCTTACTACGAATCGTTGCACGAAACACCACTTATTGCCAATACAATTGCACGTAAAAAACTGTTCGAAATGAACCGTGTAATTTCTGATACTGCTGAGTACGGTTGTTACTTGTTTGATCATGCTTGCAAACCATTGTTGGCTGACTTTATGAGTAAAATAGAACCCAACGTTATAGGTAAAAACTTTAACGAAGGTATTGATGCACACGTTGACAACAAAGAATTAATTGAAGTGAACGATGCCATTCGTTACAGCGATGTAGAAATTATTGGTGCCGAGTTACGTGAGGCAATGGAAGCAATGGAAGCCATCATCTAA